Proteins encoded by one window of Astatotilapia calliptera chromosome 13, fAstCal1.2, whole genome shotgun sequence:
- the cfap43 gene encoding cilia- and flagella-associated protein 43, which yields MVGRGGFHQTSVVMKHLANLGFIINTENIPRTVLWTRSHLQLVCQSSFDTLSRVKGGDVSTMNEATQYSKSTAYFLKNIFDTENPILINFPVWGQVSPVGTETLEVSGGPSVNVTERDRDDNNLLRAPPSQPTWLESRREGLLKEDQEKYSEMKKNLMETIKELRDSIQEMIRDSENQPEHFNLDVEEERRLEAMVEQEVTRVRTEIEWDIVEKCYLRDVLKRECWDTMKVISRTIKAFHSDLEVLNYPLKEQTAKELLQRMRTCGPLNCTPGNLKKDLSAQEEEEEKKVQDAETATVTGSISAQLGYSNPYVYDQFSLKTIEQRINQIVLLQDVIYRVKTAFNADFEALHKQKMKELKRVRDRNKHIREIMLQLDMHEELWEPSLTNSEWPERLLAVEVSEIRAERYLTAEQKEEEERRKLEEERRLAAQADDSRERALDDMMDGVLEVKKEDILKMEIPLPEFVLTKPDIQWSEEEKKVFKEYEKKAKELSEEKEKYKKLLEIEIKKLHQSTKEATERFDENLAKLLEKKVNCTVAIYQEELKITYLVESVLREEEMRSQEQELKLQLEKMLAYKDETEERLKKLEDEVELLQETYDNVVLEDKSLDKDFRRAFSDLPSHMVDCLYKMFKRRPRAQKMRAQMDNSNNSDPFKEHRLCGSQAPDAFSQMLRAMDELDAPANIPEGLSTVAWEKFCHVRRAKVESEQKVKTKALTLAEMQAFLQKKRNEDKAAQEEIKNLSKALESLHRRRTDLLMDTMVQVILKQGQVEVTTTDPTADNADTDFMLYHRSVVDNLRNVIRTLAEQKITSMVACKDVRKGMIQLEWENKVMRKQIEDLYDKEKNIKMLRLSEEQQKMTHRSKSDQESHTSKQISSLEKSIALMEMTHKKSVQQRLRKIEQLNKRAAAKAKKSADLEQQLPEMQVTVSELRHICKAAAMAENEAAAREERYQEIVKRSKLKELARAQAENLAFLGAEVERLTMKNFPSLDQLKH from the exons ATGGTCGGAAGAGGAGGCTTCCACCAAACTTCTGTTGTCATGAAGCATCTGGCCAACCTGGGCTtcattataaacacagagaacATTCCTCGGACAGTCCTCTGGACTCGATCTCATTTGCAGCTCGTTTGTCAGTCATCTTTTGATACACTGTCAAG AGTTAAAGGTGGGGATGTCAGTACGATGAATGAAGCTACTCAGTACAGCAAGTCTACGGCTTATTTCTTGAAGAATATCTTTGATACTGAAAATCCCATCCTGATTAACTTTCCTGTGTGGGGTCAAGTGTCTCCGGTTGGCACAGAAACTCTAGAG GTCAGTGGTGGACCATCTGTCAATGTGACAGAGCGAGATAGGGACGATAACAACCTCCTACGTGCTCCACCTTCACAGCCCACCTGGCTGGAAAGCAGGCGAGAGGGG CTTCTAAAAGAAGATCAAGAGAAATACTCTGAGATGAAGAAGAACCTGATGGAAACCATCAAAGAGTTACGCGACAGT ATCCAGGAGATGATACGTGACAGTGAGAACCAGCCTGAACACTTTAACCTGGATgttgaggaggagaggagactcGAGGCCATGGTGGAGCAGGAGGTCACAAGG GTGAGGACGGAAATTGAATGGGACATTGTAGAAAAATGTTACCTCCGTGATGTCCTAAAGAGAGAATGCTGGGATACCATGAAGGTCATCAGCAGAACCATAAAG GCCTTTCACTCTGACCTTGAAGTGCTGAACTACCCTCTGAAAGAGCAAACAGCAAAAGAACTGTTGCaacgaatgcgcacctgcggaccacttaattgcacccctg GCAACCTAAAGAAAGATCTCAGTGcacaagaagaagaggaggagaagaaagtcCAGGACGCTGAGACTGCCACTGTGACGGGGAGTATCTCGGCTCAGTTAGGATATTCAAATCCTTATGTCTACGATCAGTTCAGCCTGAAAACCATAGAGCAGAGGATCAACCAGATTGTTTTGTTACAG GATGTGATTTATCGCGTCAAGACGGCTTTCAACGCTGACTTTGAGGCATTACACAAGCAGAAGATGAAGGAGCTCAAACGTGTGAGAGACAGGAACAAGCACATCAGAGAAATCATGCTGCAGCTGGACATGCACGAGGAGCTGTGGGAGCCCAGCCTGACCAACAGCGAGTGGCCAGAGAGGCTGCTCGCAGTGGAAGTCTCTGAG ATAAGAGCTGAACGGTACCTCACAGCGGagcagaaagaagaggaggagaggagaaagctGGAGGAGGAACGTCGTTTGGCTGCCCAA GCTGATGATTCTAGAGAAAGGGCTCTTGATGACATGATGGATGGAGTACTTGAAGTGAAAAAAGAGGACATCTTGAAAATG GAAATACCTCTGCCTGAGTTTGTTTTGACCAAACCTGACATTCAGTGGagtgaggaggagaaaaaagtttTCAAAGAGTATGAAAAGAAAGCCAAGGAGCTCAGCGAGGAGAAGGAGAAGTACAAAAAG CTACtggaaattgaaataaaaaagcTTCACCAGTCCACCAAGGAAGCGACCGAAAGGTTTGATGAAAATCTGGCAAAGCTGTTAGAGAAGAAAGTGAACTGCACAGTAGCTATATACCAG GAAGAGCTCAAGATCACATATCTCGTTGAGTCAGTCCTCAGAGAAGAAGAGATGAGAAGCCAAGAGCAGGAGCTCAAGCTCcaacttgaaaaaatgttggcATACAAG GATGAAACTGAGGAGAGGTTGAAGAAGCTGGAAGATGAAGTAGAGTTGTTACAGGAGACGTATGACAATGTTGTCCTTGAAGACAAA TCGCTGGATAAAGACTTCAGGAGGGCATTTTCAGACCTTCCGAGCCATATGGTCGATTGCCTCTATAAGATGTTCAAACGCAGACCCAG GGCTCAGAAGATGAGGGCCCAGATGGACAACAGCAACAATTCTGACCCGTTTAAAGAGCATCGTCTGTGTGGTTCTCAGGCCCCTGATGCATTCAGCCAAATGCTCAGAGCCATGGACGAACTGGACGCTCCAGCGAACATACCAGAGGGCTTGAGCACAGTAGCCTGGGAGAAATTCTGTCACGTTCGCAGAGCTAAAGTAGAGAGCGAGCAAAAG gtaaaaacaaaagctttgaCTCTCGCTGAGATGCAGGCGTTCCtgcagaagaagagaaatgagGATAAAGCTGCTCAAGAGGAAATTAAAAATCTTTCTAAAGCGCTTGAAAG TCTGCACCGGAGGAGGACTGATCTCCTGATGGACACCATGGTCCAGGTAATACTTAAACAGGGACAGGTGGAGGTGACTACCACAGACCCAACTGCTGACAACGCAGACACCGACTTCATGCTTTACCACAGGAGCGTCGTGGACAACCTGAGAAATGTCATCAGG ACACTTGCAGAGCAGAAAATAACATCCATGGTGGCGTGCAAAGACGTGCGTAAGGGCATGATCCAGCTGGAATGGGAGAACAAGGTGATGAGGAAGCAAATAGAAGACCTCTACGACAAGGAGAAGAATATCAAGATGCTACGACTCTCAgaggagcagcagaaaatgaca catCGCAGCAAGTCAGATCAAGAAAGTCACACATCCAAGCAGATTTCCAGTTTGGAGAAAAGTATTGCCTTGATGGAAATG acTCATAAGAAGAGTGTGCAGCAACGCTTAAGAAAGATTGAACAGTTAAATAAGCGGGCAGCAGCAAAAGCTAAAAAGAGCGCCGATTTAGAACAGCAGCTCCCTGAAATGCAGGTCACCGTGTCAGAGTTGAGACACATCTGCAAAGCAGCAG CTATGGCAGAAAATGAGGCTGCTGCACGAGAAGAGCGCTACCAGGAAATCGTTAAGAGGAGCAAGTTGAAGGAACTCGCCAGAGCTCAGGCAGAGAACCTGGCTTTCCTTGGGGCAGAAGTTGAGCGTCTCACCATGAAGAACTTTCCTTCGCTTGATCAACTGAAACACTAA
- the fas gene encoding tumor necrosis factor receptor superfamily member 6 — MNGKCEICERDTYNSEPSDRETCHRCTSCAQANANLEVEEECTAGRDTKCRCKEDHFCSSESCTICHPCKKCGIGGVKEACTANSDAVCNGNGGAIAGIIILFLVFSGAVVGIIWIAKRKQKKEDEKSKEKLIRRLSDVDIVPHLPDIARELGWKNARTLALHTGISVVTTESYEMEYRNDAEERTLQLLFKWVEKEGKQASKKLIENLVDMKQKKKATQIRDILLKHSSPSNNPANNC, encoded by the exons ATGAatggaaaatgtgaaatctGCGAGAGGGACACATACAACAGTGAGCCTAGTGACCGGGAGACCTGTCACCGCTGCACCTCCTGCGCACAGGCAAATG CTAATTTAGAAGTAGAAGAAGAGTGCACTGCTGGTAGGGACACCAAGTGTCGATGCAAGGAAGATCACTTCTGCAGCAGTGAAAGTTGCACAATCTGCCATCCATGTAAAAA ATGTGGAATTGGTGGTGTTAAAGAAGCCTGTACAGCCAATAGTGATGCAGTCTGCAATGGAAATGGTGGAG CTATTGCTGGAATTATTATTCTATTCCTTGTTTTTTCTGGAGCCGTTGTAGGAATAATCTGGATAGCGA agagaaaacaaaagaaagaggatGAAAAAAGCAAAGAG AAGCTCATCCGTCGTCTTTCAG atgttgaCATTGTTCCTCACCTGCCTGATATTGCAAGGGAGCTTGGATGGAAAAATGCAAGAACCCTAGCTCTCCACACTGGGATAAGTGTGGTTACTACTGAATCTTATGAAATGGAGTATCGAAATGATGCTGAGGAGCGAacactgcagctgctgtttaAGTGGGTGGAGAAGGAAGGCAAACAGGCTTCAAAGAAACTTATCGAAAACCTTGTGGatatgaaacaaaagaaaaaagcgaCACAGATCAGAGACATATTGTTAAAACATAGTTCACCATCAAACAATCCTGCAAATAACTGCTGA
- the sfr1 gene encoding swi5-dependent recombination DNA repair protein 1 homolog, with product MEITPKAAKLQRDCCSPCSSVESSPCDYKEKHQPKLSASLRERLKRSRRSFISPLSVAKRLCVDDEENGQQVSADSQQPVNNPPVVLSSVDVNRNGEREGSKTLSGPAPKSTQYPSGDFAQRLRKEVKDKTETLRRLKMVKMYRSKNDLTHLQTLIDKWRHCAQAALYELQSEVPIDGRKASLSELIDLFNLDESILHFDRTEDDFTT from the exons ATGGAGATCACACCTAAAGCAGCTAAATTACAGAGGGACTGTTGTTCACCATGTAGTTCAGTAGAGTCAAGCCCGTGTGACTACAAAGAGAAG CATCAACCGAAGCTGAGTGCCTCACTGAGGGAGAGGCTGAAGAGATCCAGGCGCTCCTTCATCTCTCCCCTCTCTGTGGCCAAACGCCTTTGTGTTGATGATGAGGAGAATGGCCAACAAGTTTCAGCAGATTCCCAGCAGCCCGTTAATAATCCTCCAGTGGTTTTAAGCAGTGTTGATGTAAACAGaaatggggagagagaagggagTAAAACGTTGTCTGGGCCTGCTCCCAAATCAACACAATATCCTTCAGGAGACTTTGCACAACGTCTCAGGAAGGAGgtgaaagacaaaacagagaCTCTACGTAGACTCAAGATGGTTAAAATGTACAGAAGCAAG AATGATTTGACTCATCTCCAAACATTGATTGATAAGTGGCGGCATTGTGCTCAAGCTGCGCTGTATGAACTGCAATCAGAAGTCCCTATTGATGGACGAAAAGCCAGCTTGTCTGAGCTGATTGACCTGTTCAATTTGGATGAGAGCATTCTGCACTTTGACCGCACAGAGGACGACTTCACTACCTAA